The sequence below is a genomic window from Dyadobacter chenwenxiniae.
CCATCACGACGTGCCATTGTTTTACGGCCACGTTCACGGCTCGTTTAATAATGTCGGCAAATCGCTGGATGTGGGTATGGATAACATTTACAAAAAGACAGGGAAATATGAGCCGATAAGATTGGATGAAGCCAATTCCATCGCAATGAGCAGGGATACTTACCTGGAATCGCACCATAACCGATTTACCAGTTAGCATTAAACAATAACGGATATGCGCTAGGGCATATCCGTTATTGTTTAATGGCATGAGCCATGATGTGCGCCGGCTTAAATCAGCTTATCCGGCGTAATCGGCAGCCCCCTAATCCGCTTTCCGGTCGCATTAAAAACGGCATTCGCTATCGCAGGCGCCACGCCAATGATGGCAATTTCGCCCAACCCCTTGCTTCCTACCGGATCCGCCAACAGATCGGGCTTATCTACAAAATAGACATCAATGTCTGGCACATCGGCATGCACCGGCATGTGGTAATCCGCCAGGTCTTTGGTAACATATCGGCCAAACCGGTGGTCCATTACTGCATCCTCCGTTAATGCCATCCCAATTCCGCCCGTTGCGCCGCCGATCATTTGACTTGCTGCGGTTTTCGGGCTTACAATGGTGCCGGCATCCGCGCAGCAAACGATTTTCATCACCCGCACCTGCCCCGTAAACGGATGCACATGCACTTTGGCAAAATGCATCGAGAATGCATACATCGAATATTTGTTCCGGTTTTCGTCGGGTTTTGATTCGTTGGTGGTCTCTATTTTTTCAATGTTATTTTGTTTGAATAAATCAGCAATTGTCGTTTTCGAGGACTTCCCTCCAAGCTGTATTTCAGCCTTATCAAACATTAAATCATCCGGCTTTGCAGACGTAAAAGCAGCATTCCCCTTACCGGCTGCCATCGTAATGAGCTGTCCTTTCAACGCATTACAAGCTGCCTGCACCGCAGGCCCCACGCTATTCACAGTCGACGAACCTCCCTGTAAGCCTGCATTCGGGAACTCCGAACTCCCGAGGTGAAATGTTATTTTCTCGGTTGGGATTCCAGTAGTATTGGACGCGATCTGCACCATGGCCGTTCCTGTTCCGGGGCCAATATCGGTGATCGCACAATGCATTACCAGATTGCCTTCCTTGTCGAGCTCCGCGTGAACCGTCGCCGAATTCCGGTTTGCGCCAAATGTGCCGGTCCCCATTCCATAGCCGACCAGCCATTCTCCGTCACGGACTTCGCCCGGTTTCAGCTTCCTGTTTTCCCAGCCAATGCGTTTTTTACCTTCTTCGTAACATTCACGCATGTATTTGGTCGACCATGGCACATTCTTGTCCGGGTCGGATTCGGTATAATTTGCCAGCCGGAAATCAACCGGGTCCATGCCAATGGCATGTGCCATCTCGTCCATCGCGGATTCTAGCCCAAATGCGCCGGTAGCCTCGCCCGGCCCGCGCATCCAGATCGGCGTGGCTACATCGAGCGGCAAAATACGGTAACGCGTGCTTATACTCGGCGAGGCATACATCATCCGCGTCTGCTGTAAGGTCGATTCGGTGAACTCCTCATAGCTCGATGTCTGGCCGATGGATTGGTGGTTAATCGCGACGAGCTTTCCATCTTTGGTCGCACCCATTTGGATTTTTTGCCAGGTCCGCGGCCTGTAACCCACCATCGTAAACATTTGCTCCCGTGTCAAAACCAGTTTGACAGGCCTTTTCACCTGTTTCGCGGCAATGATAGCCGCTGTTTCGTGCGGCCAGTTATGCAGCCCGTTCCCAAATGCACCTCCAACGAAAGTGGAAATTACCTTCACATTCTGCTCAGGGATATTCCACTCTTTTGCAAAATTTTTCTGAGCCATTTTCGTGCCCTGCACTTTGTCATACACCATAAGCCGGTCGTCTGCTTCCCAGTGTGCGGTGATCGCCTGCAACTCCATGGGGTTATGCACTTCGGTAGGCAGCACATATTCTGCCTCAATCTTCACCGGAGCGCTTTCAAAGGCATCTTTTTGCCCGCGATCATAATCCGCG
It includes:
- a CDS encoding xanthine dehydrogenase family protein molybdopterin-binding subunit; this translates as MNEAFFDKKEYKPLDRVDGRLKVTGAARYSAEYPMPNMAYAVLVGSRIAKGTIKSIDSKAAERAPGVLAVISHLNAIKVPGYQSKGEHPSEPPTNGQPLRVFFDNKIYSNDQPVVAVVATSLEKAQYGASLVKIQYNKEQHQTNLEANAGNAVLPAAAKKNPKSPTADYDRGQKDAFESAPVKIEAEYVLPTEVHNPMELQAITAHWEADDRLMVYDKVQGTKMAQKNFAKEWNIPEQNVKVISTFVGGAFGNGLHNWPHETAAIIAAKQVKRPVKLVLTREQMFTMVGYRPRTWQKIQMGATKDGKLVAINHQSIGQTSSYEEFTESTLQQTRMMYASPSISTRYRILPLDVATPIWMRGPGEATGAFGLESAMDEMAHAIGMDPVDFRLANYTESDPDKNVPWSTKYMRECYEEGKKRIGWENRKLKPGEVRDGEWLVGYGMGTGTFGANRNSATVHAELDKEGNLVMHCAITDIGPGTGTAMVQIASNTTGIPTEKITFHLGSSEFPNAGLQGGSSTVNSVGPAVQAACNALKGQLITMAAGKGNAAFTSAKPDDLMFDKAEIQLGGKSSKTTIADLFKQNNIEKIETTNESKPDENRNKYSMYAFSMHFAKVHVHPFTGQVRVMKIVCCADAGTIVSPKTAASQMIGGATGGIGMALTEDAVMDHRFGRYVTKDLADYHMPVHADVPDIDVYFVDKPDLLADPVGSKGLGEIAIIGVAPAIANAVFNATGKRIRGLPITPDKLI